One part of the Symphalangus syndactylus isolate Jambi chromosome 1, NHGRI_mSymSyn1-v2.1_pri, whole genome shotgun sequence genome encodes these proteins:
- the SS18L2 gene encoding SS18-like protein 2 has protein sequence MSVAFVPDWLRGKAEVNQETIQRLLEENDQLIRCIVEYQNKGRGNECVQYQHVLHRNLIYLATIADASPTSTSKAVE, from the exons ATGTCGGTGGCCTTCGTACCGGACTGGCTGAGGGGCAAGGCGGAAGTCAATCAAGAGACTATTCAGCGG CTCCTTGAGGAGAATGACCAGTTGATCCGCTGTATTGTGGAGTATCAGAACAAGGGCCGCGGGAACGAGTGCGTCCA GTACCAGCATGTGTTACATAGAAATCTCATTTATTTGGCTACCATTGCAGATGCCAGTCCAACCAGCACTTCAAAAGCAGTGGAATAA